TCCTTTCCAGAATAGCAATCTTCAAGCCTGCCTTTGTCAAATAACCCGCTGCGGTAAGCCCGTTAGGACCGGCGCCGATAATTATACCGTCGTATTCCAATTCTCTCATAATTCCGCCTCCTTTTTTAAAACCATTTTTGTATAAGTAGTTTCCAACTGCTTTCCTTACATGTTTGAAATTGTTAATATTATTATAGATGATAAAATAATTGTTGCAATATATATTATCTTATGAGTTGATAAGCACCCCGGATTATCTTGACCTCATCATTAAGTTGCCTGTACAATAAATACAATGAATCCCCCGAAAATTAATCTGGATCAGCTTATCACATTTTATTTTGTTGCAAGAGAAAAGAGTTTTGCTGTTGCATCAGACAAACTTTGCATTAGCCAGCCGGCGGTAACTATGCAAATTGCTGCCCTCCAGAAACGTTTCGGTGTGAAACTGATTAATGTGAAAAAAAAGAAGGTTTATTTAACCAAAACAGGTGAAGACCTCTTTTGGCAAGCCGAAGAAATATGCCTTCGGGCAATGAAAGCTGAATCCCTGCTTGAGGGCTATAGAAACAATAATCTCAGGATAGGCATCTCAGGCGCACTTACCTTGTATCTCATGCCGGTGGTTGATTATTTCAAGGAACTTCAACCTTCCATAAAAGTGACGCTAAAAGAAGGGCGGTCACTCCAACTCATTGAAGAACTGATTGATTTTCAACACGATCTATGCATTGTAGGCACTTTTGAAAATATCAACAGTCAGGTTCGAGCGTTACATATACTTGAAACCGAGAAAATGGTACTGGTGACTGCTCCACACGACCCTGTTTCAGAAAAGCAGGAGGTCATGTGGAAAGATTTGGATAAATACCCACTTATACTTCACTGTGAAGGCTCCATGGCAAGAAGACTTGTCCTGGAAGAATTCAGAAAAAGAAACATGAAACCTTCCATAAGCGCTGAAATTGACAGTATCGAAGGCATGAAGCAGTTAATAGAAAAAGGGAAGGGAGTGGGCCTCATGTTTCCTCCCAATGTGAAAGATGAAGTTGCCTTAGGGAAGATGAAGATAGTTCCAATCTGCGATGGTGACTTAAAAGCCGGGATTGATCTTGTTATTCTCAAGGACACAGACCCGTCCCCGCCTGCTAAAGCTTTCCTTGGATTGATAGAGGAGAAATTTTCCTGTGAAATAGGCCTGAGGTAATATAAAAGGTCACTCACTGACTGTTGATAAAATATTTATTTTCTGGAATTCAGATAATGCTGTTTCACAGTCTATGTGTCTGTCGGGATTGACAATATTGGTTTTCCGTCTGTTGACTGTTATAGGACTGTTTTATCCAGGGCAAATATGCTTTAAATAAATGAGTTTCCAAAAAAAGTATTAAAATACTGTATAGATATGTTGTAAGCCCCGTTAATGGTTAATCATTAATTGGTCTATTCAAATGAGAAGTCCACATGGACTGTTTCTTCACCATTGTCTGTTTGGAAATGGAACGGCAATGATACTATTGGTAGCCCACAAATAAAATTCAACTCTACATCTTTTCCTACAACAACTGTAGGAATAGCTGCTTTCAGATTAATGGACGATTTTTCAAACTCTTTCCGTGCCTGACCTGATGTTATATTGGTAATCTCTCCAATTGCGTCAATTACTTCCGGGTCTAAATCGCTATGGTCATCACCTATAAGAGTTTTGTAAACATATAGAGCGCCATTTCTTGTAAAGCTCATGCAGATCGTTCCCTTTGCATCACCGGCGAGACCCATAATTCCCGTTACCTCGGCAGATGCATTTCTGGTATTTTTGAGTATGGGCTTGTTCATTTTAAGATCTATGTTGAGCATGGTTTTGAATACAGTCGTAGTTGCTGCAACAAAGGGATTGATAAATTTAACGTCCATTTGACCTCCTAAATATAAATTATTCCCCGATTTTAGTATGTTTTTTGATAACACTTTTTATTTGTAACATCAAAAAAATATATCAATCTATTTTTATATCGCTTTTTTTCAAAAAAACTTTAACCCATATTTTATATAACTATGTGAGAAGTTTTGCTATAATGAAAATATCTGCCCGATATACGCAAGGAGGCAGCTATTGAATTGTCTCATAGGTTAAAAGGAAAAGAATTATGCATAACCACGATCACGAGCACCGGAAGCCGAATATCAAAATGTTTTTGTCCAACTTTGATGTTGATATGCCGCTTTCAAAAAAAATCTGGCTTTTCTTCAGGAACAATATGAAAAAAATATTGACTCTCAGTAGTTGCTGCGGACATCACGGTGAACCGGGATGCTGACAGCGGGATGATGAGCCCACCGGTCGGTGAGAATTCTGCTTGTATCGTGATGGTTTATTCTTTCCCTCTGCCGGAATATTTATGGTAAAATAGCCGAAAATAAATGAAAACCAGCGCTAAAGTATGTCGCGGAAATTATCAGGAAAATCATCGGGCAGGTTAAAATAAAGCTTACTGCCTGCAAACATTTATTAAATCCAATGGAATCTACTCAAGGGAGGTAGAGAGAATGACAGGAAAGGCAACCAGGATGCTCCTTATTGGAGCGGTGATTATAATTCTGCTGGCAGCATCAAGAATAACAAACTTTTATGTTGACTGGCTGTTTTTTCAGGAAGTGGCTTACGGGAATGTCTTCCTAAAAACTTTCTCTACGGAGATTTTTACCGGACTCATTTTTGGTTTAATATCCTTCATCTTTGTCCTTGCCAACATGCTCCTGGTGAGCCGGGTGCAGCACCCTTCCGTCAACATTGCCTTATCGCAACAAATAGGCATTTCATTGAACCTGGAGCCCTTGAACAGATTTTCGAAACCCTTCAGTATCCTCCTTGCAGCAATCATAGGCTTTCTCGGAGGTTCATGGGGGAGCAGCTTCTGGTCTCAAACGCTTATTTTTCTTAACAGTATAGATACGGGCATGAAAGATCCTATCCTGGGAAAGGATGTAGGTTTCTATCTTTTTAAATTCCCCTTTTATGAATTGCTCAGCGCCTATGCAGGTTTCATTATTTTTATCACACTCATTCTTGTTTTTGCGGCCTATGCAGTGAGAGGCGGATTTCTTGCGAGCAGTGCCGGTATATCCTTTTCAAAAGAAGCAAAAAGGCACATCGGCATCCTTGCCGGATTATTCCTTTTAAAGATTGCATCAGGTTTCTATCTCGACCGCTTTGATCTGCTCTATTCGACGCATGGCGTGATAGTGGGCGCCGGTTACACTGATGTATACGCCAGACTTTTTGTGCTGGGATTGCTCTCACTGCTTACCGTGATTGCCGGGATTGCCTTCATTACGGCGTTTACAAGAGAATCGTGGAAGATCACTCTCTTACCCCTTGGTCTGGTATTGCTGGTTTATATAGTTGGTATAGTTGCCTATCCGGCACTGCTCCAGAATTTTAAGGTTGCCCCAAACGAACTCGATGTTGAGAAACCATTTATAGAACACCATATAGCTTTTACAAAGTACGGATACAATCTCAACAACGTGTCTGTCAGGCCATTTAATGTTTCATACGGCCTCACTGAAAAGGATATTCAGAAGAATACCGCCACCATAAAGAACATCAGATTATGGGACGAATCACCGCTGCTCAAAACTTATAGTCAGTTGCAACAGATAAGAACGTATTACAGGTTTACGAATATCGACAACGACCGCTATATCATAGACGGTGAATACAGACAGGTAATGCTGTCAGCAAGGGAATTGTCTTATGACGATCTTCCCAGCAAATCCTGGATCAATGAAAAATTTGTCTTTACCCATGGCAACGGCATTACCATGGGGCCGGTAAGCCGTATTACACGGGAGGGACTGCCGGAGTTCATTATAA
This genomic window from Pseudomonadota bacterium contains:
- a CDS encoding NAD(P)-binding protein, giving the protein MRELEYDGIIIGAGPNGLTAAGYLTKAGLKIAILER
- a CDS encoding chemotaxis protein CheX, translating into MDVKFINPFVAATTTVFKTMLNIDLKMNKPILKNTRNASAEVTGIMGLAGDAKGTICMSFTRNGALYVYKTLIGDDHSDLDPEVIDAIGEITNITSGQARKEFEKSSINLKAAIPTVVVGKDVELNFICGLPIVSLPFHFQTDNGEETVHVDFSFE
- a CDS encoding LysR family transcriptional regulator produces the protein MNPPKINLDQLITFYFVAREKSFAVASDKLCISQPAVTMQIAALQKRFGVKLINVKKKKVYLTKTGEDLFWQAEEICLRAMKAESLLEGYRNNNLRIGISGALTLYLMPVVDYFKELQPSIKVTLKEGRSLQLIEELIDFQHDLCIVGTFENINSQVRALHILETEKMVLVTAPHDPVSEKQEVMWKDLDKYPLILHCEGSMARRLVLEEFRKRNMKPSISAEIDSIEGMKQLIEKGKGVGLMFPPNVKDEVALGKMKIVPICDGDLKAGIDLVILKDTDPSPPAKAFLGLIEEKFSCEIGLR